The Prevotella melaninogenica genome window below encodes:
- a CDS encoding IS982 family transposase, protein MITKDKITEIFCIADDFCKEFELETDKIGLSEKSKGCHRHRKWRMSKSEIITILICFHFNSYRNFRHYYTFFVKEHLADLFPNQLSYNRFLELEARVSVEMMMFLQICCFGRCTGISFIDSTCIPVCHNKRICRNKVFRNYATRGKSTMGWYFGFKLHLICNERGEILNFMLTKANVDDRDENVFNRLTDNVFGKLFADKGYISQGLFERLFNDGINLVTGIRSNMKNKLMPLYDRLLLRKRSVIETINDELKNVAQLVHSRHRSIFNFAMNVLSAIAAYSFFEKKPAVNIDFAIEQHSGQLTLF, encoded by the coding sequence ATGATTACCAAGGACAAAATTACTGAAATTTTCTGTATTGCAGATGACTTTTGCAAAGAATTTGAGTTAGAAACTGATAAAATAGGTCTCTCAGAAAAGAGTAAAGGGTGTCATCGCCATCGCAAGTGGCGTATGAGTAAGTCTGAAATCATAACGATATTAATTTGCTTCCACTTTAATTCCTATCGTAATTTTCGTCACTATTATACCTTTTTCGTAAAAGAGCATTTAGCAGATTTATTTCCAAATCAATTGTCTTATAATCGTTTTCTTGAATTAGAGGCAAGAGTCTCTGTAGAGATGATGATGTTCCTGCAAATATGTTGTTTTGGGAGGTGTACTGGTATTAGTTTTATTGACTCAACTTGTATTCCAGTTTGCCATAATAAACGTATTTGTCGCAATAAGGTTTTTAGAAATTATGCAACAAGGGGTAAGAGTACAATGGGATGGTATTTTGGATTCAAACTACATCTTATCTGTAATGAAAGAGGTGAGATTCTAAACTTTATGCTCACTAAAGCAAATGTTGATGACCGAGACGAAAATGTATTTAACAGGTTGACAGACAATGTATTTGGTAAATTGTTTGCAGACAAAGGGTACATTTCTCAAGGATTATTTGAGCGATTGTTCAATGATGGAATAAATTTAGTTACGGGCATTAGGAGTAACATGAAAAACAAACTAATGCCACTTTATGATAGACTTCTTCTAAGGAAAAGATCTGTAATAGAGACTATCAATGATGAGCTAAAGAATGTAGCTCAATTAGTGCATTCAAGGCATAGAAGCATATTTAATTTCGCAATGAATGTTCTCTCTGCTATTGCAGCCTACAGCTTCTTTGAGAAGAAGCCAGCAGTGAACATAGACTTTGCTATAGAGCAACATTCGGGACAGCTTACATTATTCTAA
- the ricT gene encoding PSP1 domain-containing protein — MDYKDMKFKVWHGCDRGLCHKGCGRQNHQLNTFDWLADVPGNNQTTDLVEVQFKNTRKGYYHNVNNLDLKKGDIVAVEANPGHDIGVVTLTGRLVKLQIKKSSSVKSPDDIKRVYRLAKEVDMQKYHEAKAREHATMIESRQIAKGLGLKMKIGDVEYQGDGNKAIFYYIADERVDFRQLIKDLAAAFHVRIEMKQIGARQEAGRIGGTGPCGRELCCATWMKNFSSVSTTAARIQDISLNPTKLAGMCAKLKCCLNYEVDDYMEAGRKLPSKEVILETMDGEYHLFKTDILNGQCTYSTDKNLAANLETISAERAKEIIELNRRGEKPLSLLEDGKAKPAKKPVDLLAGADLSRFDKAKKRKKNNQPRNNNGQQGGRPQRDNRRNQRDGQDNYRQPNDNRRPQNDNRRPQNGNRRPYNGPRPAQQQNEATPQNNRNEGRQPQQTERKQE; from the coding sequence ATGGATTACAAAGATATGAAATTCAAGGTCTGGCATGGTTGCGACCGAGGCTTATGCCACAAAGGTTGTGGCAGACAAAACCACCAGTTGAACACATTCGACTGGCTGGCTGACGTGCCTGGAAACAACCAGACAACTGACCTTGTTGAGGTTCAATTCAAGAATACTCGTAAGGGTTACTATCACAATGTCAACAATCTTGACTTGAAGAAGGGTGACATCGTGGCTGTAGAAGCTAACCCAGGACACGATATCGGAGTCGTTACACTGACTGGACGACTCGTTAAACTGCAGATTAAGAAGTCGTCAAGCGTGAAGTCACCAGACGATATCAAGCGTGTCTATCGACTTGCAAAAGAAGTTGATATGCAGAAATATCACGAAGCAAAAGCACGTGAACACGCTACAATGATTGAGAGCCGACAGATTGCGAAAGGCTTAGGACTGAAGATGAAGATTGGCGACGTAGAGTATCAGGGCGATGGAAACAAAGCTATCTTCTACTACATTGCCGACGAACGTGTTGACTTCCGTCAGCTTATTAAGGACCTTGCTGCAGCCTTCCACGTACGAATCGAAATGAAACAGATTGGTGCACGACAGGAAGCAGGACGCATTGGCGGTACAGGTCCATGTGGTCGTGAGCTTTGCTGTGCTACTTGGATGAAGAATTTCTCCAGTGTCTCGACAACAGCTGCCCGCATTCAGGACATCTCACTCAACCCAACCAAACTGGCGGGTATGTGTGCTAAGCTAAAATGTTGCCTGAACTATGAGGTTGACGACTATATGGAGGCTGGCAGAAAACTGCCAAGCAAGGAGGTTATCTTGGAGACTATGGATGGCGAATACCATCTCTTCAAGACGGATATCCTCAATGGTCAATGCACCTACTCTACCGATAAGAACCTTGCAGCAAACCTCGAGACCATCAGTGCTGAGCGTGCAAAGGAGATTATTGAACTCAACCGACGTGGTGAGAAGCCTCTTTCGCTCCTTGAAGATGGTAAGGCAAAACCAGCTAAGAAGCCTGTTGACCTCCTCGCTGGTGCTGACCTCAGTCGATTTGATAAGGCAAAGAAACGCAAAAAGAACAACCAACCACGCAATAACAACGGTCAGCAAGGTGGTAGACCACAACGCGACAACCGTCGTAATCAGCGTGATGGACAGGACAACTACCGTCAGCCAAATGACAACAGACGTCCACAGAACGATAACCGTCGCCCTCAGAATGGTAATCGTCGTCCTTATAACGGTCCTCGTCCTGCACAACAACAGAACGAAGCTACTCCACAGAACAATAGAAATGAAGGCAGACAGCCTCAGCAAACGGAAAGAAAACAAGAATGA
- a CDS encoding gliding motility lipoprotein GldH: MKHKVSTLLYIIALMVITMGAASCSDPRTYDRYKSVSLQGWSRNDTLSFDIPRQWEGHYQLDLCLRAAQTYPYRNISMIIERKIIYYRQRKKREKTYNDTINCEIINDKGILVGQKGISNTEIRQAITAFRLNRNDSMHVTIRHIMSRESLPGISDVGIRLLKK, translated from the coding sequence ATGAAACATAAGGTTTCCACCTTATTATATATCATAGCACTCATGGTAATTACCATGGGTGCTGCTTCATGCAGTGACCCACGCACCTATGACCGATATAAAAGTGTGTCACTACAGGGGTGGTCACGCAATGATACACTTTCTTTTGATATTCCTCGCCAATGGGAGGGTCACTACCAATTAGACCTCTGCCTACGTGCTGCACAGACTTATCCTTACCGCAACATAAGTATGATTATTGAACGAAAGATAATCTACTACAGACAACGGAAGAAGCGAGAAAAGACATATAACGATACTATTAATTGTGAGATTATCAATGATAAGGGAATATTGGTAGGACAGAAAGGTATCTCAAATACTGAAATACGTCAGGCAATTACAGCATTCCGTCTCAACCGCAATGACTCTATGCACGTCACGATACGTCATATCATGAGCCGTGAGTCACTTCCTGGTATCAGCGATGTGGGTATCAGACTTCTCAAAAAGTAA
- a CDS encoding methylenetetrahydrofolate reductase, which yields MGNNITDIKQLLNDETDEKHFSFEVLPPLKGNGTASLFRNIDQLKEFNPSFINITTHHSEFVYHEREDGLLERQRIRRRPGTVAIAAAIQQRYGIPVIPHVICSGATKEDIEYELLDLQFLGIKNLMLLRGDKAREDRFFTPTEGGHSHTTELIEQVNSFNEGVFIDGSTMKHPGRPFVYGVACYPEKHEEAPNLEQDLRYLKMKQDLGATFAVTQLFYDNEKFYNFVDQARKIGVTIPIIPGIKPFAKLSQLNVVPKTFHCDIPEELAGLALLCKSDEEARLLGIEWAVRQVKDLYAHGFNNVHFYTVSAVSSVHEVMKRLVETGLLQQNSK from the coding sequence ATGGGCAACAACATAACAGATATAAAGCAATTACTGAATGATGAGACCGACGAGAAACATTTCTCGTTTGAGGTTCTTCCCCCTTTGAAGGGTAATGGAACAGCGTCTCTTTTCCGCAATATTGATCAGCTCAAGGAGTTTAATCCGAGCTTCATAAACATAACCACTCATCATAGTGAGTTCGTATATCACGAACGCGAAGACGGACTATTGGAACGCCAGCGCATACGTCGTCGACCTGGAACGGTAGCCATTGCAGCTGCTATCCAGCAAAGATATGGTATTCCTGTCATCCCTCATGTGATATGCTCGGGTGCAACGAAAGAAGATATTGAGTACGAATTGCTCGATTTACAGTTTCTTGGTATAAAGAACTTGATGCTTCTGCGTGGCGATAAAGCTCGCGAAGACCGATTCTTCACACCGACAGAAGGCGGTCATAGTCATACGACAGAACTGATTGAACAAGTGAATAGTTTCAACGAAGGTGTATTCATTGATGGTTCTACTATGAAGCATCCAGGTAGACCTTTCGTGTATGGTGTGGCATGTTATCCAGAGAAACATGAGGAAGCACCTAACCTTGAACAGGACCTACGTTACCTCAAGATGAAGCAGGACCTTGGTGCAACATTTGCCGTTACACAGCTTTTCTACGACAATGAGAAGTTCTATAACTTCGTTGATCAGGCTCGTAAGATTGGCGTTACCATTCCTATCATACCAGGAATTAAGCCTTTCGCAAAGCTATCTCAGCTGAATGTCGTTCCAAAGACATTCCATTGTGACATCCCAGAAGAGCTTGCTGGATTAGCTTTACTTTGTAAGTCGGATGAGGAGGCTCGCCTGTTAGGTATTGAATGGGCTGTTAGACAGGTGAAAGACCTTTATGCACATGGTTTCAACAACGTACATTTCTATACCGTATCGGCAGTGAGCAGTGTGCACGAGGTGATGAAACGATTGGTAGAAACTGGTCTTCTGCAACAGAACAGCAAATAA
- a CDS encoding type I phosphomannose isomerase catalytic subunit codes for MEMFKFNPLLKSILWGGEKIVPFKHLTSDQKQVGESWEISGVKDNESVVSNGEYKGWTLNKLVETLKDKLVGKENYERFGNEFPLLVKFIDAREQLSIQVHPTDEQAQAQGLGRGKTEMWYVMESDADASLRSGLKQQITPEQYKEMVENDTITEALSEYPVKEGDVFFLPAGRIHSIGAGCFLAEIQETSDVTYRIYDFKRQDAAGNYRQLHTKEAAECIDYTVYPDYRTQYEARQNEPVELVSCPYFTTSVYDLTEPMTLDYSDLDSFVIFVGLKGEGEITDAEGNTISFRAGESVLLPATATTVKVSGTVKFLESYV; via the coding sequence ATGGAAATGTTTAAGTTTAATCCTCTTTTGAAGTCTATCCTTTGGGGTGGAGAAAAGATAGTACCTTTCAAGCATTTGACTTCTGATCAGAAGCAGGTGGGCGAAAGCTGGGAAATTTCAGGTGTTAAGGACAACGAGAGTGTTGTCTCTAATGGCGAATATAAAGGCTGGACACTGAACAAACTTGTTGAGACTTTGAAGGATAAACTGGTGGGTAAGGAGAACTATGAACGCTTTGGTAATGAGTTCCCTCTGCTTGTTAAGTTCATTGATGCACGCGAGCAGCTTTCTATTCAGGTTCATCCAACAGACGAGCAGGCACAAGCACAGGGTTTGGGTCGTGGTAAGACAGAGATGTGGTATGTGATGGAAAGTGATGCTGATGCTTCTCTTCGCAGCGGTTTGAAGCAGCAGATTACACCAGAGCAATACAAGGAAATGGTTGAAAATGATACTATTACAGAGGCTTTGTCAGAATATCCTGTGAAGGAAGGCGACGTATTCTTCTTGCCAGCAGGTCGTATTCACTCTATCGGTGCAGGCTGTTTCTTGGCAGAGATACAGGAGACAAGCGACGTAACCTACCGTATCTATGACTTCAAGCGTCAGGATGCAGCGGGCAATTATCGTCAGTTGCATACCAAGGAAGCTGCTGAGTGCATCGATTATACCGTCTATCCAGACTATCGCACACAGTATGAGGCACGTCAGAATGAGCCTGTAGAACTCGTTAGCTGTCCTTACTTCACCACTTCTGTCTATGACCTTACAGAGCCAATGACACTCGATTATAGTGATTTGGACTCTTTTGTAATCTTCGTTGGTCTCAAGGGTGAGGGTGAGATTACTGATGCTGAGGGCAATACTATCTCATTCCGTGCAGGTGAGAGTGTACTCCTTCCAGCTACAGCAACTACTGTTAAGGTTTCGGGAACAGTTAAATTCTTAGAGTCTTACGTATAA
- the rodA gene encoding rod shape-determining protein RodA, with protein sequence MPSNYTADRQPGVLRSLDWWTIGIYIALLTFGWVSVCGASYTYGDTEIFSLSTRSGMQIVWIGTSICLGFVLLMMDDRFYDTFAYVIYGLLVLLLFATIFNPHSIKGSRSWLVMGPLRLQPAEFAKFATALAIAKFMSAYGFTIKNWKHFAGACGIIFLPMLCIVGQRETGSALVYFSFFLMLYREGMSGAFLFTGLAMVIYFVVGIKYEEILLWDTPTSLGKFVVLLLVQIFSSVMVWVYVGDKGRTRLLLTYVFGVTGLALLFSEFVIPFDVVWIQLVLSACVIGYLIYNAMNTRFANYFYIALFALGSIAFFYSADYVLNDVMQPHQRVRINVLLGLDEDLAGAGYNVHQSEIAIGSGGLQGKGFLNGTQTKLKFVPEQDTDFIFCTVGEEEGFLGSASVLVLFLFLILRLMYLADRQPFKFGRVYGYCVAGIFLFHLFINVGMVLGLTPVIGIPLPFFSYGGSSLWGFTLLLFIFLRIDAGRNLIRQ encoded by the coding sequence GTGCCAAGTAATTATACAGCAGACAGACAACCAGGTGTACTTCGTTCATTAGATTGGTGGACGATAGGTATCTATATTGCGTTGCTCACCTTTGGATGGGTGAGTGTCTGTGGTGCGAGTTATACTTATGGCGATACAGAGATTTTCTCACTTTCAACCCGTTCGGGTATGCAGATTGTGTGGATTGGTACTTCTATCTGTTTAGGCTTTGTGCTTCTAATGATGGACGACCGTTTCTATGACACCTTTGCTTATGTTATCTATGGCTTGTTAGTACTACTGCTCTTTGCCACAATCTTTAATCCTCATAGTATTAAGGGTTCTCGCTCGTGGCTTGTTATGGGTCCACTCCGATTGCAGCCTGCCGAGTTCGCGAAATTTGCAACCGCATTAGCAATAGCCAAGTTTATGTCGGCTTATGGATTTACTATCAAGAATTGGAAGCATTTTGCTGGTGCGTGCGGAATCATTTTCCTACCAATGCTGTGTATTGTCGGACAGCGTGAGACAGGTTCTGCTTTGGTTTATTTCTCTTTCTTCCTCATGCTTTATCGTGAAGGAATGTCTGGTGCGTTCCTTTTCACTGGTCTGGCAATGGTCATTTACTTTGTTGTCGGAATCAAGTATGAGGAAATCTTGTTATGGGATACACCAACATCCTTAGGAAAGTTTGTTGTACTCCTACTTGTTCAGATATTCTCTTCGGTCATGGTGTGGGTCTATGTGGGCGACAAAGGACGTACGCGCCTATTGCTAACTTATGTCTTTGGTGTCACAGGACTTGCCTTGCTCTTCTCAGAGTTTGTTATTCCGTTTGATGTTGTTTGGATACAGTTGGTTTTATCAGCATGTGTCATTGGTTATTTAATTTATAATGCAATGAACACTCGCTTTGCTAACTATTTCTATATTGCATTGTTTGCTTTAGGGTCAATAGCTTTTTTCTATTCAGCAGACTATGTGTTGAACGATGTCATGCAGCCACACCAGCGTGTGCGTATTAATGTACTTTTAGGCTTAGATGAGGACTTAGCAGGAGCAGGATATAATGTACATCAGAGTGAGATAGCCATTGGCTCTGGTGGCTTACAGGGTAAAGGTTTCTTGAATGGTACGCAAACTAAGTTGAAGTTTGTACCAGAGCAGGATACAGACTTTATCTTCTGTACAGTAGGTGAGGAGGAGGGCTTCCTCGGTTCAGCCTCTGTTCTTGTGCTGTTCCTCTTCCTAATACTCCGATTAATGTACCTTGCCGATCGACAACCCTTTAAGTTTGGGCGAGTCTATGGCTATTGTGTTGCAGGAATATTCCTATTTCATCTTTTTATTAACGTAGGAATGGTATTAGGTTTGACGCCAGTTATTGGTATTCCGTTACCTTTCTTCAGTTACGGAGGTTCCTCCCTATGGGGTTTTACTTTGCTTTTGTTTATTTTTCTTCGTATCGATGCAGGGCGTAATCTTATCCGTCAGTAG
- a CDS encoding glycoside hydrolase 5 family protein gives MAIIALAMAVNMMAGDFVKVKNGRFVRGGKPYYYVGANFWYGPILGSEGPGGDRARLRRELDEMQRLGIDNLRILVGADGLPGVEDKIEPVLQSRPGVYNDSILAGLDYLLTEMSKRKMVAVLYLTNSWEWSGGYGAYLEWADEGPALIPRRDGYGAYTKFASKFAANQKAHLMFYDHIRFILSRTNRYSGVKYVDDPTIMSWQICNEPRAFSKEALPEFEKWLSEATALVRSLDQNHLISLGSEGAFGCERDYGCFERICADKNVDYCNIHIWPYNWQWARKTHLKEDLKASFKQTQEYIDNHLAICKRLNKPLVLEEFGYPRDGFSFSLKSTTKVRDAYYKYVMETVAENAANGGLLVGCNFWGWGGYGKPRHERWQAGDDFTCDPAHEPQGFYSVFASDKSTQKIIQKQTKRMSEIK, from the coding sequence ATGGCAATTATTGCCTTGGCAATGGCTGTGAATATGATGGCCGGTGACTTTGTGAAAGTGAAGAACGGACGCTTTGTTCGTGGTGGAAAACCCTACTATTACGTAGGAGCAAATTTCTGGTATGGACCTATACTTGGTTCTGAAGGACCGGGAGGAGACCGTGCGCGTCTTCGTCGAGAACTCGATGAGATGCAGCGTTTGGGTATTGATAACCTTCGAATCTTGGTTGGTGCAGATGGTTTGCCTGGTGTTGAGGATAAGATAGAACCTGTTTTACAGTCTCGTCCGGGTGTCTATAACGATTCTATTCTTGCAGGATTAGACTATCTTTTAACTGAGATGAGCAAGCGAAAGATGGTTGCTGTGCTTTATCTCACCAACTCTTGGGAATGGAGTGGAGGCTATGGTGCCTATTTGGAGTGGGCTGATGAAGGACCTGCTTTGATACCACGCAGAGACGGCTATGGCGCTTATACAAAGTTTGCCAGCAAGTTTGCTGCTAATCAGAAGGCACATTTAATGTTCTATGATCATATTCGCTTCATCCTTAGTCGTACTAACCGATACTCTGGTGTCAAGTATGTTGATGACCCTACAATCATGTCTTGGCAGATTTGTAACGAGCCTCGTGCCTTTTCTAAGGAAGCTTTGCCAGAGTTTGAGAAGTGGCTTTCAGAGGCTACTGCACTGGTTCGCAGTCTTGATCAGAACCATCTGATAAGCCTTGGAAGTGAAGGTGCCTTTGGGTGTGAGCGTGATTATGGTTGTTTTGAACGTATCTGTGCAGATAAGAACGTGGACTATTGCAATATTCACATTTGGCCATACAACTGGCAGTGGGCAAGAAAGACACATTTGAAAGAGGACCTCAAGGCAAGTTTTAAGCAGACACAAGAATATATCGACAACCATCTTGCCATCTGCAAGCGTCTTAATAAGCCACTTGTTCTTGAAGAGTTCGGTTATCCTCGTGATGGTTTCTCCTTCTCATTGAAGAGTACAACCAAGGTGCGTGATGCTTATTACAAGTATGTTATGGAAACTGTTGCAGAGAATGCAGCGAATGGTGGACTCCTTGTTGGCTGTAACTTCTGGGGTTGGGGTGGTTATGGAAAACCTCGTCATGAGCGTTGGCAGGCAGGAGACGACTTCACCTGCGATCCAGCACATGAGCCACAAGGATTCTACAGTGTGTTTGCATCAGACAAATCAACACAAAAGATAATTCAGAAACAGACAAAGCGAATGTCTGAAATTAAGTAA
- a CDS encoding ATP-binding protein: protein MNFSEVIGQEAVKERLIQMVKKDRLPHALLFCGPQGAGKMALAMAFASYLLAGDETEEATSSTVSNARAMLRNWEHPDLHFSYPTIKLPSMSGEHQPVSADFAKEWHGLIMQGTYFTMNQWMNQMGATTQQAIITGAESDELSRVLALKSSQGGYKVSIIWLPERMNLTSANKLLKLLEEPPQGTIFLMVCEEPEKLLETIISRTQRIDVKRINDEAIEQALINKRGIDTDAAHRIARIANGSWLKALEAMDSGNENREFHNMFQMLMRLCYLRNVKDLKRWSEVVAGYGREKERRMLTYFQQQVRENFMFNFRTPELNYMTLEEENFAKNFARFINEANVIEINELFQRANRDIGQNANAKIVFYDMALKLIVLLLKK, encoded by the coding sequence ATGAACTTTTCAGAAGTTATAGGACAAGAAGCAGTTAAGGAACGGCTTATTCAGATGGTTAAAAAAGACCGTCTGCCTCATGCTTTGCTCTTCTGCGGACCTCAAGGAGCGGGTAAGATGGCACTTGCAATGGCTTTTGCCAGCTATTTGCTTGCTGGTGACGAAACTGAGGAAGCTACGTCATCAACCGTATCAAATGCTCGTGCCATGCTTCGAAACTGGGAACACCCTGACCTTCACTTCTCTTATCCTACCATCAAACTACCAAGCATGAGTGGTGAACACCAACCCGTAAGTGCTGACTTTGCGAAGGAATGGCACGGACTCATCATGCAAGGGACTTACTTCACCATGAATCAATGGATGAATCAGATGGGGGCTACCACGCAACAGGCTATCATCACGGGTGCTGAGAGTGACGAACTGTCACGCGTTTTGGCGTTGAAATCAAGTCAAGGGGGCTATAAAGTGTCTATCATCTGGCTGCCAGAACGAATGAATCTCACCTCTGCCAATAAGCTGTTGAAGCTATTAGAGGAGCCACCGCAGGGCACTATCTTCCTCATGGTATGCGAAGAACCAGAGAAACTTCTCGAAACCATCATCAGCCGTACACAGCGTATTGATGTGAAACGTATCAACGACGAGGCGATTGAACAGGCACTCATCAACAAAAGGGGGATTGATACTGATGCGGCACACCGCATTGCTCGCATCGCAAATGGTAGTTGGTTGAAAGCATTGGAAGCAATGGATTCGGGTAATGAAAACCGTGAATTCCACAACATGTTCCAAATGCTTATGCGCCTATGTTACCTTCGTAACGTCAAAGACCTCAAACGTTGGAGCGAGGTTGTAGCAGGATATGGACGTGAGAAAGAGCGTCGTATGCTTACTTACTTCCAACAGCAAGTGCGCGAGAACTTCATGTTTAACTTCCGAACGCCCGAACTCAACTACATGACTTTGGAGGAAGAGAACTTCGCTAAGAACTTCGCACGATTCATCAACGAGGCAAACGTCATTGAAATCAACGAACTCTTCCAGCGTGCTAATCGTGATATCGGACAGAATGCAAACGCTAAGATTGTCTTCTATGACATGGCATTGAAACTCATTGTGCTGTTGTTGAAGAAGTAG